One window of the Asticcacaulis sp. SL142 genome contains the following:
- a CDS encoding DUF1465 family protein, translated as MSDSVATQIVQRVEIVRDFARSDLFDRTFKEGMALVEETAAYLDGDGRRDSRLLNREDALAYAGESMRLTTRLMQIASWLLVQRAVREGDMEAADACEERYRLTPVQSSSADAGEKMPEGLISLLDRANRLYDRISHMDKRMFIDAESEAPAVNQVLNQMQLLQNAFGTATDARQ; from the coding sequence ATGTCAGATAGTGTCGCCACACAGATAGTTCAGCGCGTTGAAATCGTGCGTGATTTTGCCCGCTCCGACCTGTTTGACCGGACCTTTAAAGAAGGTATGGCTTTGGTCGAAGAGACCGCCGCCTATCTGGATGGCGATGGCCGCCGGGATAGCCGCCTGCTGAACCGCGAAGACGCTTTAGCCTATGCCGGTGAAAGCATGCGCCTGACCACCCGCCTGATGCAGATCGCTTCGTGGCTTTTGGTGCAGCGCGCTGTGCGTGAAGGTGACATGGAAGCCGCCGATGCCTGCGAAGAACGCTACCGCCTCACCCCGGTCCAGAGCAGTTCGGCTGATGCGGGCGAGAAAATGCCCGAAGGCCTGATCAGCTTGCTGGACCGTGCCAACCGCCTCTATGATCGCATTTCTCATATGGATAAACGCATGTTTATTGACGCTGAATCCGAAGCCCCTGCGGTCAATCAGGTGCTGAACCAGATGCAGCTTTTGCAAAACGCCTTTGGTACGGCCACCGACGCGCGCCAATAG
- a CDS encoding NAD(P)H-quinone oxidoreductase — protein sequence MDVIQVNNDGKSPYDLIKAEAPRPETPAGHVLIRVSHAGVNRPDILQRIGAYPPPAGASPILGLEVSGYIESLNLSDDQARVLGWKLGDKVCALTNGGGYAEFVSVDARHLLPIPKGLTMAQAATLPEVALTVYANMMEGGGLKAGETVLIHGGNSGIGSMAIQMAKGFGAKVITTVRGADKALRVAAFGADLVIDAAAGDFVEAVKAYGGADVVIDIVGGDYTDKNLICLKPKGRLVQVGVGAGSKVTLDLFRLMQKQLIVTGSTLRPRSADEKARLSHAVRDQVWPLIDAGAIKTVVEKEFSLDKVGEAHAWLEAGQHVGKVVLEVS from the coding sequence ATGGATGTGATTCAGGTGAACAATGACGGGAAAAGTCCGTATGATCTTATTAAGGCTGAAGCCCCCCGGCCTGAGACGCCTGCGGGCCATGTCCTGATACGGGTCAGCCATGCCGGAGTGAACCGTCCCGATATTCTACAGCGCATCGGGGCTTACCCGCCGCCTGCGGGGGCATCGCCCATACTGGGACTTGAGGTATCAGGCTATATTGAGAGCCTGAACCTTAGCGATGATCAGGCGCGCGTGCTGGGCTGGAAACTGGGGGATAAGGTCTGTGCGCTGACCAATGGCGGGGGCTATGCCGAGTTCGTCAGTGTCGATGCCCGCCACCTACTGCCGATCCCCAAAGGCCTTACGATGGCGCAAGCGGCGACCCTGCCGGAAGTGGCGCTGACCGTCTATGCCAATATGATGGAGGGCGGGGGGCTTAAGGCGGGTGAGACGGTGCTCATCCACGGCGGCAATTCCGGTATTGGCTCGATGGCCATTCAGATGGCGAAAGGTTTTGGCGCCAAAGTCATCACGACCGTGCGTGGTGCCGATAAAGCGCTGCGCGTGGCCGCATTCGGCGCTGATCTGGTCATCGATGCGGCTGCCGGGGATTTCGTTGAAGCCGTCAAAGCTTACGGTGGGGCCGATGTGGTCATTGATATAGTGGGCGGCGACTACACTGACAAAAACCTGATCTGTCTGAAACCCAAGGGCCGCCTGGTGCAGGTCGGTGTCGGTGCGGGCTCAAAGGTCACGCTTGACCTGTTTCGCCTTATGCAAAAGCAACTGATCGTGACCGGATCAACCCTGCGACCGCGATCCGCCGATGAAAAAGCCCGCTTGAGCCATGCCGTCCGCGATCAGGTCTGGCCGCTGATTGACGCAGGGGCCATAAAAACCGTTGTCGAAAAGGAATTTAGCCTTGATAAGGTGGGCGAAGCCCACGCCTGGCTGGAGGCCGGGCAGCATGTCGGTAAGGTCGTGCTGGAAGTTAGCTAA
- a CDS encoding helix-turn-helix domain-containing protein: MATDIDLHLGKRLRRRRRLLGLTQQQLALAVGIRFQQIQKYECGANRISAARLFQLAKALETPINYFYDGLSDDRTEVAAVQNEGIEVFSRKETLDLIQAYYRLSERPRRRLLDLAKSLNGENDQAA, translated from the coding sequence ATGGCTACTGATATCGATCTGCACCTCGGCAAACGCCTGCGCCGCCGCCGCCGCCTGCTCGGCCTGACCCAGCAACAACTGGCTCTGGCCGTTGGCATCCGCTTCCAGCAAATCCAGAAATATGAATGTGGCGCCAACCGCATTTCCGCCGCCCGCCTGTTCCAACTGGCCAAGGCGCTGGAAACCCCGATCAACTACTTCTATGACGGCCTGTCCGACGACCGCACCGAAGTCGCGGCCGTTCAGAACGAAGGCATCGAAGTGTTTTCGCGCAAGGAAACCCTCGATCTCATTCAGGCCTATTACCGCCTGTCGGAGCGTCCGCGCCGTCGTCTGCTTGATCTCGCCAAATCGCTTAACGGCGAAAACGATCAAGCTGCTTAA
- a CDS encoding glycosyltransferase family 2 protein, whose amino-acid sequence MLNSPASPDGVSVIMVIYHTGKILFDSIRDALSDAAVHELVLVDNGSPPEVETQLQTLAAANPRVRLIQGHGNIGFGRAVNLGTTAAHQPWLVVLNPDASPKAGTITKLIAATQGQPRPCIVGARVLNTDGSEQRGARRGEVTPVTTLVSLLRLERFVQGLEGFELHHHDKPLPDAPMAVPTISGACFAISKADFDKLGGFDPEFFLHVEDVDLCWRARKMGGTVLFHPHAEVVHEGHTSYVAPTFVEWNKGKGLVYFFNKRADTLWRKLYVWALGPLILLVSVLRSVLRPRLKRED is encoded by the coding sequence ATGCTTAATAGCCCCGCCTCACCGGACGGTGTCAGCGTCATCATGGTTATTTACCACACCGGTAAGATCCTGTTTGACAGCATCCGCGATGCCCTGAGCGATGCGGCGGTGCACGAGCTGGTTCTGGTCGATAATGGCTCACCACCGGAAGTCGAAACCCAGCTTCAGACGCTGGCCGCTGCCAACCCGCGGGTCAGGCTCATTCAGGGCCATGGCAATATCGGTTTTGGGCGTGCGGTTAATCTGGGGACGACAGCAGCGCATCAGCCGTGGCTGGTTGTGCTTAATCCGGATGCGTCGCCCAAAGCCGGGACGATCACGAAGCTGATTGCCGCCACCCAAGGCCAGCCTCGGCCCTGCATTGTGGGCGCCCGAGTGCTTAATACCGATGGCAGCGAACAGCGCGGGGCGCGTCGCGGTGAAGTCACGCCGGTGACGACCCTGGTATCCCTGCTGCGGCTTGAGCGGTTCGTGCAGGGCCTCGAAGGGTTTGAGTTGCATCACCACGACAAGCCGTTACCTGATGCCCCGATGGCGGTGCCGACCATATCTGGGGCCTGTTTTGCGATTTCAAAGGCCGATTTCGATAAACTGGGCGGCTTTGATCCTGAATTTTTCCTGCATGTCGAAGATGTCGATCTGTGCTGGCGGGCGCGTAAAATGGGCGGGACCGTCCTGTTTCACCCCCACGCCGAGGTCGTGCACGAAGGCCACACCTCATACGTGGCACCGACCTTTGTGGAGTGGAACAAGGGTAAGGGCTTGGTGTACTTCTTCAATAAGCGCGCCGATACCCTGTGGCGTAAGCTCTATGTCTGGGCGTTGGGACCGTTGATATTGCTGGTGTCCGTGCTGCGATCAGTTTTGCGTCCACGCCTTAAGCGTGAGGACTAA
- the yidD gene encoding membrane protein insertion efficiency factor YidD: MADIYVKAVRAGHRAYKLGLSPMIGQACRFLPTCSDYTAEALITHGPLKGGWMGIKRICRCRPGGGSGYDPVPPKRET, from the coding sequence ATGGCCGACATCTATGTAAAAGCGGTCAGGGCGGGCCACCGGGCCTATAAGCTGGGCCTGTCGCCAATGATCGGGCAGGCGTGCCGGTTTTTGCCGACCTGTTCGGACTATACGGCTGAGGCCCTGATCACCCACGGCCCGCTCAAAGGCGGATGGATGGGGATCAAACGGATTTGCCGGTGTCGTCCCGGCGGCGGTTCAGGCTATGATCCTGTGCCGCCCAAGCGCGAAACATAA
- a CDS encoding GNAT family N-acetyltransferase, producing the protein MNIRPATAADHDAIWSILEPVIRAGDTYALPRDWSREQALNYWFADGHHPFVAEADGQILGTYHLKANQKGGGSHVANAGFVTAPHATGKGVARALCQHALEVAKDMGFRAMQFNFVVSTNSRAVALWHGLGFQTLTRLPDAFDHPVEGLVDALVMFRKL; encoded by the coding sequence ATGAATATTCGTCCCGCCACCGCCGCTGACCATGACGCTATCTGGTCGATCCTTGAGCCTGTCATCCGCGCTGGCGACACCTACGCCTTACCCCGCGACTGGTCGCGCGAACAAGCCTTAAACTACTGGTTTGCTGACGGTCATCATCCCTTTGTAGCCGAAGCCGACGGACAAATTCTTGGCACCTACCACCTCAAAGCCAATCAAAAAGGCGGCGGCAGCCATGTCGCCAACGCAGGCTTTGTGACCGCTCCCCACGCCACCGGCAAGGGGGTGGCGCGCGCCCTGTGCCAGCACGCGCTTGAGGTCGCCAAAGACATGGGCTTTCGCGCCATGCAGTTCAATTTCGTCGTCTCGACCAACAGCCGCGCCGTGGCGCTATGGCACGGGCTGGGCTTTCAGACCCTGACCCGCCTGCCAGACGCCTTCGATCATCCGGTCGAAGGGCTGGTCGATGCCCTAGTCATGTTCCGAAAGCTCTAA
- a CDS encoding DUF1192 domain-containing protein — translation MIDDDIPAEPRALTATKGLAGTLFREDLDPFSVEDLTARIEALEAETMRTRNALTAKKSQRSAADALFSFKG, via the coding sequence ATGATAGATGACGATATTCCGGCTGAACCGCGCGCGCTTACGGCCACCAAAGGCCTTGCGGGCACTTTGTTTCGGGAAGATCTCGATCCGTTCAGCGTCGAAGACCTGACCGCCCGGATTGAGGCGCTGGAGGCCGAAACGATGCGTACCCGCAACGCCCTGACTGCCAAGAAAAGTCAGCGTTCCGCGGCGGATGCGCTTTTCTCCTTTAAGGGGTAG
- a CDS encoding SulP family inorganic anion transporter gives MLNIDTLKREWLSNPRRDLLSGTVVALALIPEAIAFSIIAGVDPAVGLYASFIIAVTISIVGGRPAMISAATGAMSLLMVTLVKEHGLEYLFAASILTGVFQIIIGWLKLGSLIRFVSRSVMTGFVNSLAILIFMAQLPELTGVNWQTYALVAAGLGIIYGFPYITKAVPSPLVAILTLTGVVVWAGINVRTVGDMGQMPTAFPAFHLPNVPLTWETLVIIAPISATLAFVGLLESLLTANIIDDMTDTPSDKDREARGQGIANILSPLFGGMAGCAMIGQSVINVKSGGRGRLSTLWAGLFLLFLILVLQQWVAMIPMAVLVAVMIMVSVGTFDWNSIRRLGTTPKQSSAVMIVTTLAVVLTHDLSKGVVLGVIMSAIFFALKVSKLVAVERVDSGDNDIHIYKVQGQIFFVSADLLTSGFEFHGHPKSVTIDLTHARIWDITAVDAIDKIVFRYRRHGAEVNVIDMSEACSTLVGKVGQFDKTHLPSGAGH, from the coding sequence ATGCTCAATATCGACACGCTCAAACGCGAGTGGCTGTCCAATCCGCGCCGCGATCTTTTGTCCGGCACAGTGGTCGCTTTGGCGCTTATTCCCGAAGCCATTGCCTTTTCGATTATCGCCGGGGTTGATCCGGCGGTCGGGCTCTACGCGTCGTTTATCATTGCGGTGACGATCTCGATCGTCGGTGGCCGGCCCGCCATGATCTCAGCCGCAACGGGCGCCATGTCGCTATTGATGGTGACGCTGGTTAAGGAGCATGGGCTTGAATATCTGTTTGCCGCCTCGATCCTGACCGGGGTGTTTCAGATCATCATCGGGTGGCTCAAACTGGGGTCGCTAATCCGGTTTGTGTCGCGCTCTGTCATGACCGGCTTTGTTAATTCGCTGGCTATCCTGATCTTTATGGCGCAGTTGCCGGAACTGACCGGGGTGAACTGGCAAACCTATGCGTTGGTGGCCGCCGGTTTAGGCATCATCTATGGCTTTCCCTATATCACCAAAGCTGTGCCGTCGCCGCTGGTGGCCATACTGACCCTGACCGGCGTGGTGGTCTGGGCGGGCATTAATGTGCGCACGGTTGGCGATATGGGGCAGATGCCGACGGCCTTTCCGGCGTTTCATTTGCCCAATGTGCCGCTGACTTGGGAAACGCTTGTGATTATCGCGCCGATTTCCGCAACGCTGGCCTTTGTCGGTCTGCTGGAATCCTTACTGACCGCAAATATCATCGACGACATGACCGATACCCCGTCCGATAAAGACCGCGAAGCGCGCGGGCAGGGCATTGCCAATATCTTATCGCCGCTGTTTGGCGGCATGGCCGGGTGCGCCATGATTGGCCAAAGCGTGATCAACGTCAAATCGGGCGGACGCGGGCGGTTGTCGACCCTGTGGGCCGGTCTGTTCCTGTTGTTTTTGATACTGGTGCTGCAACAATGGGTGGCCATGATCCCTATGGCGGTGCTGGTTGCGGTGATGATTATGGTGTCGGTCGGCACGTTCGACTGGAACTCGATCCGCCGTCTGGGCACAACGCCTAAGCAATCGAGCGCGGTGATGATCGTGACGACGCTTGCGGTGGTGCTGACTCACGACCTGTCGAAAGGCGTGGTGTTGGGGGTGATCATGAGCGCGATATTTTTCGCGCTTAAGGTCTCAAAACTGGTGGCGGTTGAGCGTGTGGATAGCGGGGACAACGATATCCACATCTATAAGGTGCAGGGGCAGATATTCTTCGTGTCCGCCGACCTGCTGACGTCCGGATTTGAGTTCCACGGCCATCCGAAAAGCGTCACGATCGACCTGACCCATGCCCGCATCTGGGACATTACGGCGGTCGATGCGATTGATAAGATCGTGTTCCGCTATCGCCGCCACGGGGCTGAGGTCAATGTCATCGACATGTCGGAGGCCTGTTCGACCCTTGTTGGAAAGGTCGGGCAGTTCGATAAGACCCACTTGCCATCAGGTGCAGGGCATTAA
- the thrS gene encoding threonine--tRNA ligase, which produces MTIELIFPDGAKREFEAGTTGRAIAESLSKSLAKKAAVIKIDGEMLDLDRALDHGGRIEILTRDAPELLEVIRHDAAHLLAQAVQELFPGTQVTIGPSIDDGFYYDFAREEPFSLDDLPKIEKKMKELVDRDEKIVREVWDRESAIKHFEEIGEVYKAEIIRDLPGTETITVYRHGERWKDLCRGPHMPSSRFVGKAFKLTKLAGAYWRGDQNNAQLQRIYGTAWATEEELQAYITRIEEAEKRDHRKLGRAMNLFHMQEEGRGMVFWHPKGWMLYRTLEAYMRRRLDVAGYTEVKTPQVLDRTFWENSGHWDKYRANMFVCETVEGETLSLKPMNCPGHVQIFKVGLRSYKELPMRMAEFGACHRYEPSGSLHGLMRVRAFTQDDAHIFCREDQIVEETEKFVRLTKMIHSDLGMETAYINLATRPEVRAGSDEFWDKAEGMLLEAARKAGVEPVIAEGDGAFYAPKLDFIVKDAIGREWTCGTLQLDYVLPERLDAEYVAEDGSRQRPVMLHRAILGSFERFIGIMIENFAGKFPLWLAPVQIVVAPITSDANDYAESVAAKYRAAGLRVETDLRNEKINYKIREHSLAKVPVIAVVGRKEAETGEVALRHLGSDGQTILSVEASVAQLSADATPPDLK; this is translated from the coding sequence ATGACGATAGAACTGATTTTTCCCGATGGCGCCAAACGTGAGTTTGAGGCCGGAACCACCGGGAGGGCTATCGCGGAGTCCCTTTCCAAGTCGCTGGCCAAGAAGGCGGCGGTTATCAAAATCGACGGTGAGATGCTTGATCTTGACCGGGCGCTCGATCACGGTGGCAGAATAGAAATCCTGACCCGTGACGCGCCGGAACTGCTTGAGGTCATCCGCCACGATGCCGCGCATTTGCTGGCGCAGGCGGTGCAGGAGCTGTTTCCGGGCACGCAGGTCACGATTGGCCCGTCGATTGACGATGGCTTTTACTACGACTTTGCCCGCGAAGAGCCTTTCAGCCTCGATGACCTGCCCAAGATCGAAAAGAAGATGAAGGAACTGGTCGACCGCGACGAGAAGATCGTGCGCGAAGTCTGGGACCGAGAGTCCGCCATCAAGCATTTCGAGGAAATCGGTGAAGTCTATAAGGCCGAAATCATCCGCGACCTGCCCGGCACCGAAACCATCACGGTCTATCGCCACGGTGAGCGCTGGAAAGACCTGTGCCGCGGGCCGCACATGCCGTCGTCGCGCTTTGTCGGCAAGGCGTTCAAGCTGACCAAGCTGGCCGGGGCTTACTGGCGTGGCGATCAGAACAATGCCCAGCTTCAGCGTATCTATGGCACCGCCTGGGCGACCGAAGAGGAATTGCAAGCCTACATCACCCGCATCGAAGAGGCCGAAAAGCGCGACCACCGTAAGCTGGGTCGCGCCATGAACCTGTTCCACATGCAGGAAGAAGGGCGCGGCATGGTGTTCTGGCACCCCAAGGGCTGGATGCTGTACCGCACACTTGAGGCCTATATGCGTAGGCGACTGGATGTGGCCGGCTATACCGAGGTCAAGACGCCGCAGGTGCTGGATCGCACCTTCTGGGAAAATTCCGGCCACTGGGATAAGTACCGCGCCAATATGTTCGTCTGTGAGACGGTTGAGGGCGAAACCCTGTCGCTCAAGCCGATGAACTGCCCCGGCCATGTGCAAATCTTCAAGGTTGGTCTGCGCTCATACAAAGAACTGCCGATGCGCATGGCCGAATTTGGCGCCTGCCATCGCTATGAACCGTCAGGCTCGCTGCACGGCCTGATGCGGGTGCGCGCCTTTACGCAGGACGACGCCCATATCTTTTGCCGCGAAGACCAGATCGTCGAGGAAACTGAAAAGTTTGTCCGCCTAACGAAGATGATCCACTCGGATCTGGGCATGGAAACCGCCTATATCAATCTGGCGACACGCCCCGAAGTGCGGGCGGGTTCCGATGAGTTCTGGGATAAGGCCGAGGGTATGTTGCTGGAGGCGGCGCGCAAGGCCGGTGTCGAGCCGGTCATTGCCGAGGGCGACGGGGCATTCTATGCGCCCAAGCTCGACTTCATCGTCAAGGACGCCATTGGCCGCGAATGGACCTGCGGCACCTTGCAGCTTGATTATGTGCTGCCGGAGCGTCTTGATGCCGAATATGTGGCGGAGGATGGCTCAAGACAAAGACCGGTCATGCTGCACCGCGCCATTTTAGGCTCGTTTGAGCGCTTCATCGGCATCATGATCGAAAACTTTGCCGGTAAGTTCCCGCTGTGGCTGGCGCCGGTGCAGATTGTGGTGGCCCCCATCACCTCGGACGCCAATGACTATGCTGAGAGCGTGGCCGCGAAATACCGGGCGGCGGGTCTGAGGGTTGAAACCGACCTGCGTAATGAAAAGATCAACTATAAGATCCGCGAGCACTCTCTGGCTAAGGTGCCGGTCATCGCGGTCGTTGGCCGCAAGGAAGCCGAAACCGGTGAGGTGGCTTTACGACACCTCGGCTCGGACGGTCAGACGATCCTGAGCGTGGAGGCCTCCGTCGCGCAATTATCGGCGGATGCTACCCCGCCGGACCTAAAGTAA
- the hisN gene encoding histidinol-phosphatase, with translation MTKSPDFDHLDAFAQTLAAAAARISLPLFRTLTLGADNKLDKGFDPVTEADKGAERAIRALISEHFPNHGVIGEEYGEHQPDAEFVWVLDPIDGTRAFISGLPLWTTLIGLRHHNRPVVGVIAQPFLGEIFIGSPNLGSRLITASGEVPLKVRDCGTLSAATLGTTDPFLFKGIEADAFGSLRSAARLSRYGCDAYAFAMVAQGTMDIALETGLMAWDIDAIIPVIENAGGTVTDWHGKPVGGFGGQVIAAGTTNVRDEALSHLRPAAI, from the coding sequence ATGACAAAATCCCCGGACTTCGATCATCTGGACGCCTTTGCCCAGACCCTCGCCGCCGCCGCCGCACGCATTTCGCTGCCGCTGTTTCGTACCCTGACATTGGGGGCCGACAATAAGCTGGACAAGGGCTTTGATCCGGTCACCGAAGCCGACAAAGGTGCCGAACGCGCCATCCGTGCGCTCATTTCGGAACACTTCCCCAACCACGGCGTCATCGGCGAAGAATATGGCGAGCATCAGCCCGATGCCGAATTTGTCTGGGTGTTAGACCCCATCGATGGCACCCGCGCCTTTATTTCCGGCCTGCCGCTGTGGACGACCTTGATCGGTCTGCGCCACCATAATCGCCCCGTCGTCGGCGTCATAGCCCAGCCCTTTTTAGGTGAAATCTTTATCGGCAGCCCCAACCTCGGCTCCCGTCTGATCACCGCATCTGGTGAAGTGCCGCTGAAAGTTCGCGATTGCGGCACACTATCCGCCGCCACGCTAGGCACCACCGATCCCTTCCTGTTCAAAGGCATAGAGGCCGACGCGTTCGGGTCATTGCGAAGTGCGGCCCGCCTGTCACGCTATGGCTGCGACGCCTATGCCTTTGCCATGGTTGCCCAAGGCACGATGGATATCGCCCTTGAAACCGGCCTGATGGCCTGGGATATCGATGCCATCATTCCGGTGATCGAGAACGCCGGCGGCACCGTCACTGACTGGCACGGTAAACCTGTCGGCGGCTTTGGCGGTCAGGTGATCGCAGCAGGGACTACAAACGTGCGTGATGAAGCCCTAAGCCACCTTCGTCCGGCCGCGATCTAA
- a CDS encoding ArnT family glycosyltransferase — protein MSSKLIAAATQGLRGPLLAALVAFLVGLPCALIIPPLDRDESRFVQASSQMLESRDFININYQDGPRHKKPVGIHWLQAASVSLTSEVGAREILAYRWPSLLGAALAAFSLAWGGGALFDNRRGLKAGLILGISLLLSTEAFIAKTDAVLCGFVTLFMAALAQIYVAYRNRPDGADPKVRLKLRRLRITFWLAFAASILIKGPIGPMIFLATAFTLIAWDKQAAKGDATKGNMDWFRHLGWSWGIALTALLVGPWAIAITIATDGAFWGTAIGDDLAPKLVSGSEGHFAWPGTHTLMLPLMFFPGTFLLGGALQAAISRRLEPAIRFAICWFLPAFIIFEISPTKLIHYPLPTYGGLALLAAVSIGMVHKRWAKIMNMALGLFAGVVISWIAVTALTEFGTGAHPTVALTAVTLTVASALLIAALGGFFLWKNHKAAGLLCLFLGGVGGHLGLITLASQLKPLWMSVNLENTLIETRTDPRLGLIPGPVATLGYAEPSFVFAMGTKTALLDNAQQAVAVVEQGRPIFVEAEHLKAFEAEMAKNNLKVRAITTVHGHNYSNGNEVAITLFRKQ, from the coding sequence ATGTCGTCCAAACTCATTGCTGCCGCAACTCAAGGCTTGCGCGGGCCGCTTCTGGCAGCGCTGGTGGCGTTTCTGGTCGGCCTGCCGTGCGCCCTGATCATACCGCCGCTCGATCGCGATGAATCGCGCTTTGTGCAGGCGTCGAGCCAGATGCTGGAAAGCCGCGACTTCATCAACATCAACTATCAAGACGGCCCGCGCCACAAAAAGCCGGTCGGCATCCACTGGCTTCAGGCTGCGAGCGTGTCCTTAACGTCTGAGGTCGGGGCGCGTGAGATTCTGGCCTATCGCTGGCCGTCTCTGCTGGGGGCTGCCCTTGCTGCCTTTTCGCTGGCCTGGGGTGGCGGCGCCTTGTTCGATAACCGGCGCGGCCTGAAAGCCGGGCTAATCCTTGGCATTTCTCTGCTACTGTCAACCGAAGCTTTTATCGCCAAGACCGATGCCGTCCTGTGCGGGTTTGTGACCCTGTTTATGGCCGCGCTGGCGCAAATCTATGTCGCCTACCGTAACCGCCCAGATGGTGCCGATCCCAAAGTGCGCCTCAAACTTCGGCGTTTGCGTATCACCTTCTGGCTGGCCTTTGCCGCATCCATTCTTATAAAGGGCCCGATCGGGCCAATGATCTTTCTGGCCACGGCGTTCACCCTGATCGCGTGGGACAAGCAGGCCGCCAAAGGCGATGCCACAAAAGGCAATATGGACTGGTTCCGCCATCTGGGCTGGAGTTGGGGAATCGCCCTCACCGCTCTGCTGGTCGGGCCGTGGGCCATTGCCATCACGATCGCCACCGACGGCGCCTTTTGGGGCACGGCCATCGGTGATGATCTGGCGCCCAAGCTGGTCAGCGGCTCTGAGGGCCATTTCGCCTGGCCCGGCACCCATACCCTGATGCTGCCGCTGATGTTTTTCCCCGGTACCTTCCTGCTCGGCGGGGCATTACAAGCGGCCATTTCGCGCCGCCTTGAGCCCGCCATCCGTTTTGCCATCTGCTGGTTCCTGCCGGCGTTTATTATATTCGAAATATCCCCGACCAAGCTGATCCACTATCCGCTACCTACCTATGGCGGGCTGGCCTTGCTGGCCGCCGTGTCGATCGGCATGGTCCATAAGCGCTGGGCCAAGATCATGAATATGGCGCTGGGGTTGTTTGCCGGTGTGGTCATCTCATGGATCGCCGTTACGGCCCTGACCGAATTTGGCACCGGCGCGCATCCGACGGTAGCACTCACGGCGGTGACGCTGACGGTGGCCTCGGCCCTGCTGATTGCGGCCCTTGGCGGGTTCTTCCTGTGGAAAAATCACAAGGCCGCGGGGCTGTTGTGCCTGTTCCTAGGCGGGGTCGGCGGGCATTTGGGGCTGATTACGCTGGCCTCTCAGCTCAAGCCGCTATGGATGTCGGTTAATCTCGAAAACACGCTGATCGAGACGCGCACCGACCCGCGTCTGGGTCTGATCCCCGGCCCGGTCGCCACACTTGGCTACGCCGAACCGAGCTTTGTGTTTGCGATGGGCACCAAAACCGCCCTGCTGGATAATGCGCAGCAGGCCGTTGCCGTGGTCGAACAGGGCCGCCCGATCTTTGTTGAGGCCGAGCATCTGAAAGCATTCGAGGCGGAAATGGCGAAAAATAACCTTAAGGTGCGCGCCATCACCACCGTACACGGCCACAACTATTCCAATGGCAATGAGGTCGCGATCACCCTGTTCCGCAAGCAGTAA
- a CDS encoding glycosyltransferase family 2 protein, which yields MPLAVSVVVAVQNEEGAVADVVRELKSVFDEGLGADGFELIFVDDKSSDGTVAQLRELQKTVPNLRVVLHEKNVGKSGGVRTGIMSARTNIIAMMDGDGQNPAADVLRTALKLLNASPDVGLVAGERKRRQDTASKKWASRWANGIRKRMLNDGAEDTGCGIKAIRRDVFLRLPYFDNMHRYIPALVNREGYKTLFERVEDRLRTTGHSKYTNIGRLWVALSDLPGVMWLNRRYRHPGSTTEL from the coding sequence ATGCCTTTAGCCGTTTCCGTCGTCGTGGCCGTCCAGAATGAAGAGGGCGCGGTCGCCGATGTGGTAAGAGAGCTGAAGTCGGTATTCGATGAAGGCCTTGGGGCCGATGGCTTTGAGCTGATTTTCGTCGATGATAAGTCATCGGACGGCACGGTGGCCCAACTGCGCGAACTGCAAAAAACCGTGCCTAATCTGCGGGTTGTGCTGCACGAAAAGAATGTCGGCAAATCGGGCGGTGTGCGTACCGGTATAATGAGTGCCCGCACCAATATCATCGCCATGATGGACGGAGACGGCCAAAACCCGGCGGCGGATGTTCTGCGGACGGCGCTGAAACTGCTGAATGCCTCGCCGGATGTCGGACTGGTGGCCGGTGAGCGCAAGCGTCGTCAGGACACGGCCTCGAAAAAATGGGCGTCACGCTGGGCCAATGGTATCCGTAAGCGCATGTTGAATGATGGAGCCGAAGATACCGGCTGCGGTATCAAGGCGATCCGCCGCGATGTCTTCCTGCGCTTACCCTATTTCGACAATATGCACCGCTATATCCCGGCCTTGGTCAACCGTGAGGGGTATAAAACCCTTTTTGAGCGGGTTGAGGATCGCCTCAGAACCACAGGTCATTCTAAATATACCAATATCGGCAGATTATGGGTTGCCTTATCCGATCTTCCGGGTGTCATGTGGCTAAACCGGCGTTACCGTCATCCGGGAAGCACAACTGAGCTGTAA